The window GATGCGCAGCTCTTCCAGCTCGATGCCTTCCAGTGCGGTGAGCGCCGTGTAGCCGACGATCATGCAGGCATTGAGCGCGGCCATCAGGTATTCCTGCGGGTTGGCGAACTGGTTGGTACCGCAGAGCTCAAGCGGCTCATCGATGCCGATGGTGAAGTCCTTGGCGATGGTCTGGTTGCCGAGCTGGCTGGACTTCACCTTCGTTTCCGAGCGGGTGCCGCCCTTCCAATGCGAGGTGACATGCCACTTGCTCTGGGCCTCGGCGGGATTATTGCGGATGGCTTCGATCGCGCCGAGCAGGGCTTGGGTGTCGATGCCGTTCACAGTGGTGGTGTTGGTCTTCATGGATTCCTTGGTTTGGTTCGGTTGGCGTGCCGGAATGAGTCGGCACGGTTGCGGGAATCCATTTGCGTGAGACGTGCCAAGGCCGTGTCATGCGCAGAAGGCATTGATGGAGAACGGTAAGCGATTTTCGGGGAATCGCGGGGCCGCTCACGAATTTCCGTGAGTCGCGAGATTTCGCGAGGGCGGATCGCGGGATCTCGTTTGCGACGGGCTATCGCTCAATCCCCAGCGCCTTCATCCGTGACGAGAAGGTCGATGGCGGGATGCCGACCAAGGTGGCCGCGCCGTCTTTGCCGGCGATCTTTCCCTTCGCCGCTTCGAGAGCGCGCTTGAGATTGGCTCGTTCCACTTCAGCCAGCTCGGTGGCGGTGAGCACGCGGGTCGCATCGTTCTCGTTTGCCGCGGGAATCTCGACCGCTGTCACCGGCATGGCGTGACGCAGGTCGATCCGGCTGCACGGGCTGAGGATCAGGGCGCGCTCGATGACATTCTGCAGCTCGCGGATGTTCCCGGGCCACTCATGGGCCGTGAGACGGCGGACGTCTTCCGGATGCAGCGGGTCGACACGCCGTCCCATGCGCTTGGCGAAACGTTCCTGATAAGAGGAAGCGAGCAGTGCGATGTCCTGGCCACGCTCGCGCAGTGGCGGGACGACCAGCGGGAAGACATTCAGGCGATAGTAGAGGTCCTCGCGGAAGGTTCCTTCGGCGACCATTTTTGATAGGTCGCGATTGGTGGCGGCGACGACTCGCACATCGACCTTTTGGGTCTTCGCACTGCCGAGCGGCTCGAACTCTCCTTCCTGTAGCACGCGCAGGAGCTTCGCTTGCAAGTCGAGGGGCAGCTCGCCGACTTCATCGAGGAAGAGCGTGCCGCCATCGGCCAGCGCGAAGCGGCCCTCGCGCTTCGCCACGGCACCGGTGAAGGCTCCTTTCTCGTGGCCGAAGAATTCGCTCTCGATGAGCGTGCCGGGAATGGCCGCACAGTT is drawn from Luteolibacter sp. Y139 and contains these coding sequences:
- a CDS encoding OsmC family protein — protein: MKTNTTTVNGIDTQALLGAIEAIRNNPAEAQSKWHVTSHWKGGTRSETKVKSSQLGNQTIAKDFTIGIDEPLELCGTNQFANPQEYLMAALNACMIVGYTALTALEGIELEELRIETEGEIDIQGFLGLDPSVKPGYDHLRYTVHLKGDGTPEQFERIHRTVMATSPNYFNVANAVPLKSKLVLESPATV